From Methanobrevibacter sp., a single genomic window includes:
- the hemB gene encoding porphobilinogen synthase: MYFPTTRLRRLRKNEKIRTIVRETKVCKEDLIYPIFFKEELKGMEKEPITSMPGEFRYSLEAGVEFAKHLEELGLKSIIVFGVPSANEKDEVGTPAFVDDGIVQKAIKAIKENTNLVVISDVCLCQYTSHGHCGLIAENADTDFGLEICNDETLEYLAKVAVSHAKAGVDIVAPSDMMDGRVEAIRCGLDEAGFENVMIMSYSAKYASAFYEPFREAACSSPGLGNRKSYQMDPANSIEAIRECELDVAEGADFLMVKPGLPYLDIIKMIKEEFPLPLATYNVSGEYSMIMAAIEKGYLTDRAIYETLLAFKRAGADLIITNFAPYVLENDMLD; the protein is encoded by the coding sequence ATGTATTTTCCAACTACAAGATTGAGAAGACTTAGGAAAAATGAAAAAATAAGAACCATTGTACGTGAAACAAAGGTCTGCAAGGAAGATTTGATTTATCCAATATTCTTTAAAGAAGAGTTGAAAGGTATGGAAAAGGAACCGATAACTTCCATGCCTGGGGAATTTAGGTATTCTCTTGAAGCTGGTGTTGAATTTGCAAAGCATTTGGAAGAATTGGGTCTTAAATCAATCATTGTTTTCGGAGTCCCTTCAGCCAATGAAAAAGATGAGGTGGGAACTCCTGCATTTGTAGATGATGGGATTGTTCAAAAGGCCATTAAAGCCATCAAGGAGAACACAAATCTTGTTGTAATAAGTGACGTTTGTCTTTGCCAGTATACTTCTCATGGCCATTGCGGTTTGATAGCTGAAAATGCGGACACTGATTTTGGCCTTGAGATATGCAATGATGAAACATTGGAATACCTGGCTAAAGTTGCAGTGTCCCATGCAAAGGCAGGGGTCGATATCGTAGCCCCTTCTGACATGATGGATGGGAGAGTTGAAGCTATAAGATGCGGATTGGATGAGGCAGGATTTGAAAATGTCATGATTATGTCCTATTCTGCAAAATACGCTTCCGCATTTTATGAACCCTTCAGGGAAGCTGCTTGTTCATCACCAGGACTTGGAAATCGTAAAAGCTATCAGATGGATCCTGCAAACTCAATCGAAGCCATCAGGGAATGTGAATTGGATGTTGCAGAGGGGGCCGACTTCTTAATGGTTAAGCCAGGGCTTCCGTATCTTGACATTATTAAAATGATTAAGGAAGAGTTTCCATTGCCTTTAGCCACATATAATGTAAGTGGGGAATATTCAATGATTATGGCAGCTATTGAAAAGGGATATTTGACCGATAGGGCCATATATGAAACTTTACTTGCCTTCAAAAGGGCTGGAGCAGACCTGATAATTACAAACTTTGCACCTTATGTGCTTGAAAACGATATGTTGGATTGA
- a CDS encoding MBL fold metallo-hydrolase, with protein MKITFLGTGGGRFSTISQRRMTGGFRIDNLKGKNYHIDPGPGALVRTYQFGLDPRNLSGVFVSHAHTDHYSDAEILIEAITKGMTRDTGVIMGSQSVFEGFKQFGPCVSDYHRSKSENYLLKPDYVKKIDGFTIKGTKTIHGDPTGVGFQIDEGNLKISYTADTSNFDGLAEYHEGADILICSVLRPGDTTIRGHMCSKNFEDLINEVKPKLAIMTHFGLKMINANPISEAKKITKKTRIKTLAAYDGMSLDINYSKPQYSRMKSLKDPSSSLYKKERETTYQSTLKNKEFDELTINKDN; from the coding sequence ATGAAAATAACATTTTTGGGAACTGGTGGGGGAAGATTTTCCACAATTAGTCAGCGCAGAATGACTGGGGGCTTCAGGATAGATAATTTGAAAGGCAAGAATTATCACATAGACCCAGGTCCAGGCGCTCTTGTTAGAACATATCAATTTGGACTTGATCCTAGGAACTTGTCTGGCGTTTTTGTTTCACATGCTCATACTGACCATTATTCAGACGCTGAAATTCTCATTGAAGCCATAACAAAAGGAATGACTAGGGATACAGGCGTCATAATGGGAAGTCAAAGTGTATTTGAAGGATTCAAACAATTCGGCCCATGTGTTTCTGATTATCATAGAAGCAAATCAGAAAATTACTTGCTGAAGCCGGATTATGTTAAGAAAATTGATGGATTCACAATCAAGGGAACCAAAACAATTCATGGAGATCCCACAGGTGTCGGTTTCCAAATTGATGAAGGAAATCTGAAAATATCTTACACGGCAGATACATCAAACTTTGATGGATTGGCAGAATATCATGAAGGGGCAGATATATTAATATGTAGTGTGCTAAGACCAGGGGATACGACTATCAGAGGTCATATGTGCTCTAAAAACTTTGAGGACTTAATCAATGAAGTCAAACCTAAATTAGCTATCATGACACATTTTGGTTTGAAAATGATTAATGCAAATCCGATATCTGAAGCTAAAAAGATTACTAAAAAAACACGTATCAAAACTTTAGCTGCTTATGACGGTATGTCTTTGGATATAAACTATTCAAAGCCACAATATTCAAGAATGAAGTCTTTAAAGGATCCTAGTTCTTCATTATATAAAAAAGAAAGGGAAACTACTTATCAAAGTACCTTAAAAAATAAAGAATTTGATGAACTAACTATCAATAAGGACAATTAG
- a CDS encoding endonuclease III domain-containing protein: MDKIKENINNIYWTLKENYPHEGHWWPTTDVDAQNIKYGAENSSLEDNRKFEIIMGTILTQNTTWVSVDRALKNLSKYTNFNPEGIIAFIEDDPDLFKRLIKPTGYYNQKTLYLKNIAEFYISLDGKTPSRKEVLSVKGVGNETADSIMLYAYNEKEFVVDAYTRRIFSYLGYVSEKVTYLKLKRLFEDNFEGDVKDYEDYHGLIVEHAKLYYRNRPYGVGDKILSKYKIS; encoded by the coding sequence ATGGATAAGATAAAGGAGAATATTAACAATATTTATTGGACTTTAAAAGAAAATTATCCTCATGAAGGTCATTGGTGGCCAACAACCGATGTTGATGCTCAAAATATTAAATATGGTGCTGAAAATTCTTCTTTAGAGGATAATCGTAAATTTGAAATTATCATGGGAACCATCTTAACTCAAAATACCACTTGGGTAAGTGTAGATAGGGCATTAAAGAATTTATCCAAATATACGAATTTCAATCCCGAAGGCATAATTGCTTTCATTGAAGACGATCCTGATCTATTTAAAAGGCTTATAAAGCCAACGGGATATTACAATCAGAAGACATTGTACTTGAAAAACATTGCGGAGTTCTACATTTCTCTAGATGGCAAGACTCCCTCAAGAAAGGAAGTGCTGTCTGTTAAGGGAGTAGGGAACGAAACTGCAGATTCCATCATGCTCTACGCCTACAATGAGAAGGAATTTGTGGTTGACGCATATACGAGGAGAATATTTTCCTATCTAGGCTACGTGTCTGAAAAGGTAACTTATCTAAAGCTTAAAAGGCTGTTTGAGGATAACTTTGAAGGGGATGTAAAGGATTATGAGGATTATCATGGCCTTATTGTAGAGCATGCCAAGCTATATTACAGAAACAGGCCTTATGGGGTCGGTGATAAAATTTTATCCAAATATAAAATCTCCTAA
- a CDS encoding triphosphoribosyl-dephospho-CoA synthase: protein MDSKTIAKIAQIASCLEVSGFPKPGNVHRTRDYDDMVFEDFLISGVVIGDTIREVAENVDKDDLASAQLGKYILEAVKETDNWIANNTNLGIVMLLVPISAAAAISEDFYQIRENVVDLMAHTTVDDAINLYDAINIADAGGMGEQDEYDVAGENAKQELRENNQTMYDVLEISAPWDRLASELTTTLPVCFEIGFKEYSKLKKETSLNMSGVLTFLKILSTTPDTLISRKYGDEKAEEVSEMAAELLGYVDAINFMDKVREFDDYLFENKLNPGTTADLTAASIMLSLLSEKF from the coding sequence ATGGATTCTAAAACAATAGCTAAAATAGCCCAAATCGCATCTTGTCTTGAGGTTAGCGGATTTCCCAAACCTGGAAACGTTCATAGAACAAGAGATTACGATGACATGGTCTTTGAAGACTTTTTAATAAGTGGTGTTGTTATAGGTGACACAATAAGGGAAGTTGCCGAAAATGTTGATAAGGATGATTTGGCTTCTGCACAACTTGGAAAATACATATTGGAAGCTGTAAAAGAAACCGACAATTGGATTGCAAACAATACTAATCTTGGAATTGTAATGTTGCTTGTGCCAATTTCAGCAGCAGCAGCTATTAGTGAAGACTTCTATCAAATACGTGAAAATGTGGTTGATTTAATGGCACATACAACTGTAGATGATGCAATAAATCTTTACGATGCCATTAATATTGCAGATGCTGGAGGAATGGGTGAACAGGATGAGTATGATGTAGCTGGTGAGAATGCAAAACAGGAACTTAGGGAAAACAATCAGACAATGTATGATGTTCTTGAAATCTCAGCTCCTTGGGATAGGCTAGCCAGTGAATTAACCACTACCCTTCCGGTTTGCTTTGAAATAGGGTTTAAGGAATACTCAAAACTTAAGAAAGAAACCTCCCTTAACATGAGTGGAGTTTTAACATTTTTAAAGATTCTCTCAACAACTCCAGATACATTAATATCTAGAAAATACGGCGATGAAAAGGCAGAGGAAGTATCTGAAATGGCTGCAGAACTGTTGGGCTATGTTGACGCCATCAATTTCATGGACAAGGTTAGGGAGTTTGACGATTACCTGTTTGAAAACAAGTTAAATCCGGGAACAACAGCAGACTTAACTGCAGCTTCAATCATGCTTAGTCTGTTAAGTGAAAAGTTTTAG
- a CDS encoding phenylalanine--tRNA ligase subunit alpha yields MSEDIKKTINELHIYEKKLLQELEKNRDVTPDEVAEITGMDIKSVMSAAGSLASKEIIEVEKDIDEILSLTDDGKSYAEFGLPERRILDVLVAEDEIPMGELAAKSGIDKKDTGIAIGWLNRKHWATVDKGIIKITDVGRESAEKLGDDEKLLKYLFEAESTIKNELDDDLLDGFKLLNNRKNLLDTKKNTSHSFKVLSKGKDILDVGFTIQEQATQLTHQQLKDGEWRNLQYRPYDINAEAPKIFPGKEHPLRRIIEEIREIFLNLGFTESNRPILDSAFWNFDSLFQPQDHAAREMQDTFYVKNPLTCDLPDDEDLVKLTATVHENGGNTGSTGWQYDWDEDVARQSVLRTHTTGVSTKYLYENEPPFKMFSVGRVFRRETITYKHLPEFHQVEGIVGAPGISYQNLLGTLKEFYKKLGFEVRFRPAYFPYTYLSTECEVYLEDKGAWIELGGSGMFRPEVLEPLGIDVPVLAFGLGIERLAMIRYDISDIRMLYKSDIKWLRELPITNGIDL; encoded by the coding sequence ATGAGTGAGGATATTAAAAAAACCATTAATGAATTACATATTTACGAAAAAAAGCTATTGCAAGAATTGGAAAAAAACAGGGATGTAACTCCTGATGAAGTTGCTGAAATTACCGGCATGGATATTAAATCAGTAATGAGTGCGGCCGGTTCTCTTGCATCAAAAGAGATTATTGAAGTTGAAAAGGATATTGATGAAATTCTTTCATTGACCGATGACGGTAAAAGCTATGCTGAGTTTGGATTGCCTGAGAGAAGAATTCTTGACGTTTTGGTTGCTGAAGATGAAATTCCAATGGGTGAACTTGCAGCAAAATCAGGAATCGATAAAAAGGACACTGGTATTGCAATCGGTTGGCTAAACCGTAAACATTGGGCTACCGTTGACAAGGGCATTATTAAGATTACCGATGTGGGTCGCGAAAGTGCAGAGAAGTTAGGGGACGATGAAAAGCTCCTCAAATATCTTTTTGAAGCGGAGTCAACAATTAAAAATGAATTGGATGACGATTTGTTAGATGGATTTAAATTACTCAACAATAGAAAAAACCTATTGGATACCAAAAAGAACACCTCACATTCTTTTAAAGTATTGTCTAAAGGTAAAGATATTTTAGATGTAGGTTTTACTATTCAAGAACAGGCTACTCAATTAACACACCAACAACTTAAAGATGGGGAATGGAGAAATCTCCAATACAGGCCTTATGATATAAATGCTGAAGCTCCTAAAATATTTCCAGGTAAGGAACATCCTCTCAGAAGGATTATTGAGGAAATTAGGGAAATTTTCTTAAATCTTGGTTTTACAGAATCCAACAGGCCTATTCTTGATTCAGCATTTTGGAATTTCGATTCACTTTTCCAACCTCAAGACCATGCTGCTCGTGAAATGCAGGATACATTTTATGTTAAAAACCCATTGACCTGTGATTTGCCTGATGACGAGGATCTAGTAAAATTAACAGCTACAGTTCATGAAAACGGTGGAAATACCGGTTCTACAGGATGGCAATATGATTGGGATGAGGATGTTGCACGTCAAAGTGTACTCAGGACTCATACTACGGGAGTTTCCACAAAATATTTATATGAAAATGAACCTCCTTTTAAAATGTTCTCAGTAGGTCGTGTATTTAGACGTGAAACTATCACATACAAACATTTACCTGAGTTCCATCAAGTTGAAGGAATTGTTGGAGCACCTGGAATCAGCTATCAGAACTTACTTGGAACATTAAAAGAATTCTATAAAAAATTAGGATTCGAAGTAAGATTCAGGCCAGCATACTTCCCATACACTTATCTTTCCACTGAATGTGAAGTTTATTTGGAGGATAAGGGTGCTTGGATTGAGCTTGGTGGTTCTGGAATGTTCAGACCTGAAGTTCTTGAACCGTTAGGAATTGACGTTCCTGTACTTGCGTTTGGACTTGGTATTGAAAGGTTGGCCATGATACGTTACGATATCTCAGATATTCGTATGCTTTACAAAAGCGATATCAAATGGCTACGTGAATTGCCAATTACAAATGGAATTGACTTATAA
- the hypE gene encoding hydrogenase expression/formation protein HypE gives MSDDKISMNHGAGGEVMANLISKTVLDNITKKSVNGGVSLDDLDDGASIPLGDYEIVITTDGHTIDPLFFPGGDIGRISASGTINDVAVMGAKPLAITNAIIMQEGFPIEDLDKIMKSLDEACSEVDVAVVAGDTKVVNQGSLDGIVMVTTGIGVAKKDEIIRDSTLEVGDKIIVTGTLGDHGISLMSFREGFGFETDLQSDVAPMWNVIKKALDVGGVTAMKDPTRGGFANAINEMASKSGVGIRLEQEAIPIREEVRAASEMLGIDPFEVANEGKVVMGVKADKAEEVLAAIKSEKYGENAAIVGEVIEGDYVLVETPIGGERILEAPIADPVPRVC, from the coding sequence ATGTCAGATGATAAAATTAGTATGAATCACGGTGCTGGTGGAGAAGTAATGGCTAATTTAATCTCTAAGACAGTTCTCGACAATATCACTAAAAAAAGTGTAAATGGTGGAGTAAGCTTAGATGATTTAGATGATGGTGCATCCATCCCATTAGGTGATTATGAGATTGTTATAACTACTGATGGCCATACAATTGATCCTTTATTTTTCCCTGGTGGAGATATAGGAAGAATTTCAGCTTCAGGAACTATAAACGATGTGGCTGTTATGGGAGCAAAGCCATTAGCTATTACTAATGCTATTATTATGCAAGAGGGGTTCCCGATTGAAGATTTGGATAAGATTATGAAATCTCTCGATGAGGCATGTAGTGAGGTAGATGTTGCTGTTGTTGCCGGTGATACCAAGGTAGTTAATCAAGGCAGTCTTGACGGTATTGTTATGGTTACTACAGGTATTGGGGTAGCCAAAAAAGACGAAATCATTAGGGACTCTACTTTGGAAGTTGGGGATAAGATCATTGTTACCGGTACTCTTGGAGATCATGGAATCAGTTTGATGTCCTTTAGGGAAGGTTTCGGTTTTGAAACTGATTTGCAATCTGATGTTGCCCCTATGTGGAACGTTATTAAAAAGGCATTGGATGTTGGTGGTGTCACTGCAATGAAGGATCCTACTCGTGGTGGATTTGCAAACGCTATTAATGAAATGGCATCTAAATCTGGTGTTGGAATACGTCTTGAGCAGGAAGCCATTCCTATCCGTGAGGAAGTAAGAGCGGCATCTGAAATGTTGGGTATTGATCCTTTTGAAGTAGCTAATGAAGGTAAGGTTGTAATGGGTGTTAAGGCCGATAAGGCTGAAGAGGTTCTTGCGGCCATCAAAAGCGAAAAATATGGTGAAAATGCAGCTATCGTTGGTGAAGTTATTGAGGGAGATTATGTTCTTGTTGAAACACCTATTGGCGGGGAAAGAATATTGGAGGCTCCTATTGCAGATCCGGTTCCAAGAGTTTGTTAG
- a CDS encoding TIGR02253 family HAD-type hydrolase, with translation MRKTDKANESVVFFDVDDTLLDTSKFAETARRTAIETMVDNGLPLKKDIAYSTLKTVIKEKGSNYDKHFNVLTKALLGKEDPMLVALGMVTYHNVKFSLLRPFPKTIDTLIYLKSQGYKLGVISNGITIKQWEKLVRLNVYQFFDEVITSEEVGYAKPSKEIYEEALRRMKADPEKSVMIGNKFLEDALGAVEAGLSAILVNSNITNSERLRIKKENLDIKIVDNIGDINTIL, from the coding sequence ATGAGAAAAACTGATAAGGCAAATGAAAGTGTTGTATTTTTTGATGTTGACGATACATTACTAGACACCTCCAAATTTGCAGAAACTGCTAGAAGAACAGCTATTGAGACAATGGTTGACAACGGGCTTCCCCTCAAAAAGGATATAGCCTACTCCACATTAAAAACCGTCATTAAAGAAAAAGGATCAAATTATGACAAACATTTTAATGTTTTGACAAAGGCGCTTTTAGGAAAGGAGGACCCAATGCTTGTTGCACTTGGTATGGTAACCTACCACAATGTTAAATTTTCTCTTTTAAGACCATTTCCAAAAACAATCGACACATTAATCTATTTGAAAAGTCAGGGATACAAATTAGGAGTAATTTCCAATGGAATTACAATAAAACAGTGGGAAAAGCTCGTAAGATTGAACGTATACCAGTTTTTCGACGAGGTTATAACTTCAGAAGAGGTAGGATATGCAAAGCCAAGCAAAGAAATTTATGAGGAAGCGTTGAGAAGAATGAAGGCCGACCCTGAAAAAAGTGTCATGATTGGGAATAAATTTTTAGAAGACGCTTTAGGAGCAGTTGAAGCTGGATTAAGTGCAATACTTGTAAATTCAAATATAACTAATTCTGAAAGATTAAGAATAAAAAAAGAAAATTTAGATATTAAAATTGTCGATAATATTGGAGATATTAACACAATTTTATAA
- a CDS encoding RDD family protein — MSVFSKRVVAYIADFFVVSAIMWIFSYVLSLFMDPFELFEVYSYFPFVVPIIIMVYFTLLEKIKGATVGKALMYLEVRDIRDYRITWGQAFARNLTKIYWIPIIFDWAIGKILKKDDRILDSITRTTVIEIPKYY; from the coding sequence ATGTCAGTATTTTCAAAAAGAGTTGTAGCATACATAGCTGATTTTTTTGTCGTATCTGCTATTATGTGGATTTTTTCTTATGTTTTATCTTTATTCATGGATCCATTTGAACTGTTTGAGGTTTACAGTTATTTCCCATTTGTGGTTCCTATCATAATCATGGTTTACTTCACATTGCTTGAAAAGATTAAGGGAGCTACTGTTGGTAAGGCTTTAATGTATTTGGAGGTTCGTGACATTAGGGATTATAGAATTACCTGGGGTCAGGCTTTTGCGCGTAACCTAACTAAAATCTATTGGATTCCAATAATCTTTGATTGGGCTATTGGAAAAATCCTAAAAAAGGATGATAGGATTTTAGATTCAATTACAAGAACCACAGTTATTGAAATACCTAAATATTATTAA
- a CDS encoding DNA polymerase domain-containing protein encodes MQDDVKQLELEQEIKNQAQSFIDYINDTLPESMELEYEGFYRRGFFVSKKRYAVIEEGEIIAKGLELVRRDWAPIVKKTQENVLMAILKEGNTQKAIDEVKKVLKKLKSGNVDMKELIIHTQITKKLDDYKQVGPHVVAARQIEAHGIKVSKGTIVQYIIVKGKGPISQKAVPYEYSDGLEYDRDYYINNQLIPAVARIMGPLGYSKKDLEDLARGEFQQSLDAFF; translated from the coding sequence TTGCAAGACGATGTTAAACAACTAGAACTGGAACAAGAGATTAAGAATCAGGCTCAATCATTTATTGATTATATTAATGATACTCTTCCTGAAAGTATGGAACTGGAATATGAAGGTTTCTACAGGCGTGGATTCTTTGTAAGTAAAAAAAGATATGCTGTTATTGAAGAGGGAGAGATAATTGCTAAAGGTCTTGAACTTGTAAGAAGGGATTGGGCTCCAATTGTTAAAAAAACTCAGGAAAATGTCCTTATGGCCATTCTTAAAGAGGGTAACACTCAAAAGGCAATTGATGAAGTTAAAAAAGTTCTGAAAAAATTGAAGAGCGGAAATGTTGATATGAAAGAGCTAATCATCCACACTCAAATTACAAAGAAATTGGATGACTATAAGCAGGTAGGACCTCATGTGGTGGCCGCTCGTCAAATTGAAGCTCATGGAATTAAGGTTAGCAAGGGCACCATCGTTCAGTATATTATTGTTAAGGGAAAGGGTCCGATCAGTCAAAAAGCCGTTCCATATGAATATAGCGATGGTTTGGAGTATGATAGGGACTATTATATTAATAATCAACTAATCCCTGCTGTTGCTAGGATTATGGGGCCTTTAGGCTATTCAAAAAAAGATCTTGAAGATTTGGCTAGGGGAGAATTCCAACAAAGTTTGGATGCATTCTTCTAA
- a CDS encoding exodeoxyribonuclease III has protein sequence MSIKLTSWNVNGIRAVNKKPEFWNWFNNSKADIINLQEIRANIDDIPADLYNIDGYNSYFTTAEKKGYSGVATYSKVKPVNVFHGLGDIELDMEGRLLRSDFEDFTLLNIYFPNSGTRGAKLDKKIKFCNTLTNYIIDLKDAGRSIVISGDVNIAHEPIDLKNPEKNHENSGFLPAERDWLSEFLDLGFIDTFRELHPTEEKYSWWSYRYHARSKGIGWRLDYFFVSEDLKDKVLSATIEDNVMGSDHCPVTLELDF, from the coding sequence ATGTCAATTAAACTTACATCATGGAATGTAAATGGAATAAGGGCAGTTAATAAAAAGCCAGAATTTTGGAACTGGTTCAACAATAGTAAAGCGGATATAATCAATTTGCAAGAAATCAGAGCGAATATTGATGATATTCCTGCTGACCTATACAATATTGATGGTTACAACTCATACTTTACCACAGCAGAGAAAAAGGGTTACAGTGGGGTTGCAACATACTCCAAGGTAAAACCAGTCAATGTCTTCCATGGATTGGGGGACATAGAATTGGATATGGAAGGTCGTCTTTTAAGATCAGATTTTGAGGATTTTACCTTGCTCAACATATACTTCCCAAACAGTGGAACAAGAGGGGCAAAGTTAGATAAGAAAATCAAGTTCTGTAACACCCTTACAAACTATATTATTGATCTTAAGGATGCAGGTCGCAGCATTGTAATATCTGGGGATGTTAACATTGCTCATGAGCCTATTGACTTGAAAAATCCGGAAAAAAACCATGAAAACTCAGGATTTTTGCCTGCAGAAAGAGATTGGCTATCTGAATTTTTAGATTTGGGTTTTATTGATACATTTAGGGAATTGCATCCTACAGAAGAGAAATATTCCTGGTGGAGCTATAGGTATCATGCAAGGTCCAAAGGAATCGGCTGGAGACTGGACTATTTCTTCGTAAGTGAAGATTTGAAGGATAAGGTACTTTCAGCAACCATTGAAGACAACGTAATGGGTTCAGATCACTGTCCAGTTACTTTGGAATTGGATTTCTAA
- a CDS encoding 30S ribosomal protein S8e, whose product MAISQGKSTRSPSGARNKANRGKRKAQLGREPAETRVDEKKLRKIRTRGGNEKLRLATGNKINVTNPDTNKTQVLDIIGVVENTANPNYVRRNIITKGAIVETPEGNAKVTSRPGQDGVINGVLIKE is encoded by the coding sequence ATGGCAATTTCTCAAGGAAAATCAACAAGAAGTCCATCTGGTGCTAGAAACAAAGCAAACCGTGGAAAAAGAAAAGCACAATTAGGTAGAGAACCTGCAGAAACTAGAGTAGATGAAAAAAAATTAAGAAAAATCAGAACTCGTGGTGGAAACGAAAAACTCAGATTAGCTACCGGTAACAAAATCAACGTAACTAATCCTGACACTAACAAAACCCAAGTTTTAGATATTATTGGTGTAGTTGAAAACACTGCAAACCCAAACTACGTAAGAAGGAATATCATTACTAAAGGGGCTATTGTAGAAACTCCTGAAGGTAATGCTAAAGTAACATCAAGACCTGGTCAAGATGGTGTTATTAACGGTGTTTTAATTAAAGAATAA
- the aroC gene encoding chorismate synthase gives MANRFGEVFSVTSFGASHGKAIGAVVDGCPANLELSAEDIQKELNKRKPGTSAVTTPRKEDDEVQILSGIFEGKTDGTPIAGIVFNKNQHSKDYSMFKDTPRPSHGDYGWMTRYGNYDYNGGGRGSGRTTIGHVIGGAIAKKLLKKYGIEVIAHVTQIGDIKSSKLNIEDIEKNVVRCGDLDVAKEMEELIIAKKQEGDSVGGVVEIIATGIPAGLGEPVFGKLDGDIAQVLMNIGAVKGVEIGSGFDVANKLGSANNDEFYIENDEIKTRTNNSGGIIGGMSNGMPIVARIAIKPTPSISKLQETVDMKNMENKKIEIKGRHDPCIAPRVTVVAESSVAIVLADHMIRSGFIHPTNIEND, from the coding sequence ATGGCAAATCGATTTGGAGAAGTATTTTCTGTTACAAGCTTTGGTGCAAGCCATGGAAAAGCAATCGGAGCAGTCGTTGATGGATGTCCTGCTAATTTGGAATTAAGTGCTGAAGACATCCAAAAAGAATTAAATAAAAGGAAACCTGGAACAAGTGCAGTTACAACACCACGTAAAGAGGACGATGAAGTTCAAATACTTTCAGGGATTTTTGAAGGAAAGACCGATGGAACACCAATAGCAGGAATTGTCTTTAATAAAAACCAGCATTCAAAAGACTATTCAATGTTCAAAGACACACCTCGCCCATCCCATGGAGATTACGGATGGATGACCAGATATGGAAACTATGACTACAACGGAGGAGGTCGTGGAAGTGGAAGAACAACCATTGGCCATGTAATTGGTGGTGCAATAGCTAAAAAACTCCTTAAAAAATATGGTATTGAAGTAATAGCCCATGTAACCCAAATCGGAGACATAAAATCATCAAAATTAAACATTGAAGACATTGAAAAAAATGTGGTTAGATGTGGTGATTTAGATGTTGCAAAGGAAATGGAAGAATTGATTATTGCAAAAAAACAGGAAGGAGATTCCGTGGGAGGAGTAGTTGAAATAATTGCTACCGGAATACCTGCAGGACTTGGAGAGCCAGTTTTCGGAAAGCTGGATGGAGATATTGCACAAGTTTTAATGAATATCGGAGCTGTTAAAGGAGTTGAAATTGGTTCGGGTTTTGATGTTGCAAATAAACTAGGATCTGCAAACAACGACGAGTTTTATATTGAAAATGATGAAATAAAAACAAGAACTAACAATTCCGGAGGAATAATCGGTGGAATGAGCAATGGAATGCCTATTGTTGCCAGAATAGCTATTAAGCCAACCCCTTCAATATCAAAACTTCAGGAAACTGTAGACATGAAAAATATGGAAAATAAAAAAATAGAAATAAAAGGAAGACATGACCCTTGCATTGCTCCAAGAGTTACTGTCGTTGCAGAATCAAGTGTAGCTATCGTATTGGCCGACCATATGATTCGTTCCGGATTCATACATCCTACAAACATTGAAAATGACTAA